A genomic stretch from Roseovarius nanhaiticus includes:
- a CDS encoding 3-deoxy-D-manno-octulosonic acid transferase — MSAAPGRPTPLVRAYALAARGLAPLAYRRSLRKLAENGMDAARIAERMGHSAQPRPEGRLVWFHAASVGESLSVLRLIEHLGETHKALNFLITTGTATSARIIAGRMPPRCRHQFAPLDSPAAVARFLDHWRPDAGVFVESELWPNMLRGAAARGIPLALLNARISDRSARGWARIGGTARYLLGHFRMVHCQDARTAVHLRSLGCTHAAEGVNLKAMAGPLPHDAGALDALQNELGARPIWVMASTHPGEDEVAIAAHQAVLERHPEALMILVPRHPERAGDIAALAAKAGLSTARRSTNEVIGKSQVYLADTLGEMGLWYRLAPLVCVGGSFVPVGGHNPYEVAHGGAAVLHGPLYANFADGYAQMDAAGAAREVADANELGAAIAHLFAAPEDLNAIRARATAFAAAQEDKLSDLASTLCAALAVE, encoded by the coding sequence ATGTCAGCCGCGCCCGGACGGCCAACGCCCTTGGTGCGGGCCTATGCGCTTGCCGCGCGCGGGCTGGCGCCGCTGGCCTACCGGCGCAGCCTCCGCAAGCTGGCCGAGAACGGCATGGATGCGGCCCGCATCGCCGAACGGATGGGCCACAGCGCGCAGCCCCGCCCCGAGGGCCGGTTGGTCTGGTTTCACGCGGCCAGTGTCGGCGAGAGCCTGTCGGTCCTGCGCCTGATCGAGCATCTGGGCGAAACGCATAAAGCGCTGAATTTCCTCATCACGACCGGCACAGCCACCTCGGCGCGCATCATCGCGGGACGGATGCCGCCGCGTTGCCGTCACCAGTTCGCTCCGCTCGACAGCCCCGCCGCCGTGGCGCGATTTCTGGATCACTGGCGCCCCGATGCGGGCGTTTTCGTCGAAAGCGAGCTTTGGCCCAATATGCTGCGCGGCGCGGCGGCGCGGGGCATCCCTCTGGCGCTGCTGAACGCGCGCATCTCGGATCGCTCGGCCCGCGGCTGGGCGCGGATCGGGGGCACGGCGCGCTATCTGCTGGGCCATTTTCGCATGGTGCATTGCCAGGACGCGCGCACCGCCGTGCATCTGCGCAGCCTTGGCTGCACCCACGCCGCCGAGGGCGTCAATCTCAAGGCAATGGCCGGGCCGCTCCCCCACGACGCCGGGGCGCTCGACGCGCTGCAAAATGAGCTGGGCGCGCGCCCGATCTGGGTCATGGCCTCGACCCATCCCGGCGAGGACGAGGTCGCCATCGCAGCGCATCAAGCCGTGCTCGAGCGTCATCCCGAGGCGCTGATGATCCTTGTGCCGCGCCACCCCGAGCGGGCGGGCGATATCGCGGCTCTGGCAGCCAAGGCGGGGCTCAGTACCGCACGTCGCAGCACGAATGAGGTCATCGGCAAATCCCAAGTCTATCTGGCCGATACGCTGGGCGAGATGGGTCTGTGGTATCGCCTTGCGCCGCTGGTCTGCGTCGGCGGCAGTTTCGTCCCCGTTGGCGGCCACAACCCTTACGAGGTGGCCCATGGCGGCGCCGCAGTGCTGCACGGGCCGCTCTACGCCAATTTCGCAGATGGCTACGCACAGATGGATGCCGCGGGCGCCGCGCGCGAGGTCGCGGATGCAAACGAATTGGGCGCGGCGATCGCGCATCTTTTCGCCGCGCCCGAGGATCTGAACGCGATTCGCGCGCGCGCCACAGCCTTCGCCGCCGCGCAAGAAGATAAACTGTCGGATCTGGCATCTACGCTATGCGCCGCCCTCGCGGTGGAGTAG
- the moaA gene encoding GTP 3',8-cyclase MoaA: MNTPLVDPFQRAIDYLRVSVTDRCDFRCVYCMSENMTFLPKKELLTLEELDRMCSTFIGLGVRKLRITGGEPLVRRNIMTFFRSMTRHLDSGALRELTLTTNGSQLERFAEDLYAAGVRRINISLDTADEQKFADITRWGRLPQVLRGIDAAQAAGLRVKINAVALKGFNEDELFSLTEWCASRDMDLTWIEVMPMGDIGNEDRLDQYWPLKDLRARLAERYTLIDLPERTGGPARYVRLEETGQKIGFITPLTHNFCESCNRVRLTCTGQLYMCLGQEDMADLRPALRNHPSDTRPLQEAIRAAIARKPKGHDFDYSRQTVDGQMPRHMSHTGG, from the coding sequence ATGAATACGCCCCTTGTAGACCCTTTCCAGCGCGCCATCGACTATCTGCGTGTTTCGGTCACCGACCGCTGCGATTTCCGCTGCGTTTACTGCATGTCCGAAAATATGACCTTTCTGCCCAAGAAAGAGCTGCTGACGCTGGAAGAACTGGACCGCATGTGCAGCACGTTCATCGGGCTGGGCGTTCGGAAGCTTCGTATCACCGGCGGTGAGCCTTTGGTGCGGCGCAATATTATGACCTTCTTCCGCTCGATGACCCGCCATCTGGACAGCGGCGCGCTGCGCGAGCTGACACTGACCACCAACGGCTCGCAATTGGAGCGCTTCGCCGAGGATCTTTACGCGGCAGGCGTACGGCGCATCAACATCTCGCTCGACACCGCGGACGAGCAGAAATTCGCGGATATCACTCGCTGGGGCCGCCTGCCGCAGGTGCTGCGCGGGATCGACGCGGCGCAGGCCGCGGGCCTGCGCGTCAAGATCAACGCGGTCGCGCTCAAGGGTTTCAACGAGGACGAGTTGTTTTCCCTCACCGAATGGTGCGCCAGCCGCGACATGGACCTGACCTGGATCGAGGTCATGCCGATGGGCGATATCGGCAACGAGGACCGCTTGGATCAATACTGGCCGCTCAAGGATCTGCGCGCGCGGCTGGCCGAGCGCTACACGCTCATCGATCTTCCCGAGCGCACTGGCGGCCCCGCGCGCTACGTCCGGCTGGAGGAGACGGGGCAGAAGATCGGCTTTATCACGCCGCTCACGCATAATTTCTGCGAAAGCTGCAATCGCGTGCGCCTGACTTGTACCGGGCAACTTTACATGTGCCTCGGGCAGGAGGATATGGCCGATCTGCGCCCCGCGCTGCGCAATCACCCGTCGGATACGCGACCCCTTCAAGAGGCGATCCGCGCCGCCATCGCGCGCAAGCCGAAGGGCCATGATTTCGATTATTCGCGCCAGACGGTGGATGGCCAGATGCCCCGCCACATGAGCCACACAGGCGGCTGA
- the glmS gene encoding glutamine--fructose-6-phosphate transaminase (isomerizing) — MCGIVGILGQHEVAPTLVEALKRLEYRGYDSAGIATVNEGALDRRRAVGKLVNLSDLLVHEPLAGKSGIGHTRWATHGAPTLTNTHPHRAGRVAVVHNGIIENYRDLRSDLAKAGIAHQTETDTETVALLAQHHIDQGATPEEAARCTLARLEGAYALAFLFDGEQDLMIAARKGSPLAIGHGEDEVYVGSDAIALAPMTDRITYLEEGDCAVLTRSAIKITDADGQPVQREARTIRIDATRIDKAGHKHFMSKEIAEQPTVISETLAAYIANDASDINLPGDGVDFTKINRIVMASCGTAYYACLTAKYWFEQLAHLPVEVDFASEFRYRTPPVTEGTAALFVSQSGETADTLAALRYCEGKASSILAVTNVPESSIARESDLNMPIYAGAEIGVASTKAFTCQLTVLLLMALKAAHARGHLTGEELKVKLAALRGLPAIMNQAMGIEEAVRDVAVQLSHSRDALFLGRGVMFPLALEGALKLKEISYIHAEAYASGELKHGPIALIDENMPVIVMAPRDALFDKTVSNMQEVMARGGKVVLITDAAGAAEASDGVWHTIVLPDIDDVIAPILYALPVQYLAYHTAVAKGTDVDQPRNLAKSVTVE; from the coding sequence ATGTGCGGTATTGTAGGTATCCTGGGCCAACACGAAGTCGCACCGACGCTGGTCGAAGCGCTGAAACGCCTCGAATATCGGGGCTATGACAGCGCCGGTATCGCCACGGTGAATGAGGGCGCGCTCGACCGTCGGCGCGCTGTCGGAAAACTGGTGAACCTCAGCGATCTGCTGGTCCACGAGCCGCTGGCCGGCAAGTCCGGCATCGGTCACACCCGCTGGGCCACCCATGGCGCACCCACCCTGACCAATACCCACCCACACCGCGCGGGCCGCGTGGCCGTGGTGCATAACGGCATCATCGAGAATTATCGCGATTTGCGCAGCGATCTTGCGAAGGCCGGCATCGCCCATCAGACCGAGACCGACACCGAAACCGTCGCCCTTCTGGCGCAGCATCATATCGACCAAGGCGCGACTCCCGAAGAGGCTGCGCGCTGCACCTTGGCCCGGCTCGAAGGCGCCTATGCGCTGGCCTTTCTTTTCGACGGCGAGCAGGACCTGATGATCGCCGCTCGCAAGGGCAGCCCGCTGGCCATCGGCCATGGTGAGGACGAGGTCTATGTCGGCTCGGACGCGATCGCGCTGGCGCCGATGACCGACCGCATCACCTATCTCGAAGAGGGTGACTGCGCCGTCCTGACGCGCAGCGCGATCAAGATCACCGATGCGGATGGTCAGCCCGTCCAGCGCGAGGCCCGCACGATCCGCATCGATGCCACCCGCATCGATAAGGCTGGGCACAAGCATTTCATGTCCAAGGAAATCGCCGAGCAGCCGACGGTCATCAGCGAAACGCTGGCCGCCTACATCGCCAATGACGCGAGCGACATCAACTTGCCCGGTGACGGCGTTGATTTCACAAAGATAAACCGCATCGTGATGGCCTCTTGTGGTACCGCCTATTACGCCTGCCTTACCGCCAAATACTGGTTCGAGCAGCTGGCCCATCTGCCCGTCGAAGTCGATTTCGCGTCCGAGTTCCGCTATCGCACTCCGCCAGTGACCGAGGGCACCGCCGCCCTTTTTGTAAGCCAATCCGGAGAGACCGCAGATACGCTCGCCGCCCTGCGCTATTGCGAGGGAAAGGCCAGCAGCATTCTTGCGGTGACGAACGTGCCCGAAAGCTCGATCGCGCGCGAGAGCGACCTGAACATGCCGATCTATGCGGGCGCCGAGATCGGCGTTGCCTCGACCAAGGCGTTCACGTGCCAGCTGACGGTCCTGCTGCTGATGGCGCTCAAGGCGGCGCACGCACGCGGGCACCTGACGGGTGAGGAACTCAAGGTCAAATTGGCTGCCCTGCGCGGTTTGCCTGCGATCATGAACCAGGCCATGGGCATCGAAGAGGCAGTGCGCGACGTCGCCGTGCAGCTGTCGCACTCACGCGACGCGCTCTTCCTCGGTCGCGGGGTGATGTTTCCGCTTGCGCTAGAGGGCGCACTTAAGCTGAAGGAAATCAGCTACATCCATGCCGAAGCTTATGCATCCGGCGAGCTCAAGCACGGGCCTATCGCCCTTATTGACGAGAATATGCCGGTGATCGTCATGGCCCCGCGCGACGCGCTTTTCGACAAGACCGTGTCGAACATGCAAGAGGTCATGGCCCGCGGCGGCAAGGTGGTGCTGATCACCGATGCCGCAGGCGCAGCCGAGGCGTCCGACGGTGTGTGGCATACAATTGTGCTGCCCGATATCGACGACGTCATCGCGCCCATTCTCTATGCGCTGCCGGTGCAATATCTGGCCTATCACACTGCCGTTGCCAAAGGCACGGATGTGGACCAGCCGCGCAACCTGGCGAAATCGGTTACGGTTGAATAA
- the glmU gene encoding bifunctional UDP-N-acetylglucosamine diphosphorylase/glucosamine-1-phosphate N-acetyltransferase GlmU: protein MSIALIVLAAGKGTRMKSDLPKVLHPIAGAPMLVHALRAGAALEPGRIAVVTGHGAEAVEAAALEHDEDIRCVRQTEQLGTAHAVAQARAALEGHDGDAIVLYGDTPFIRPETLERMIEARRTHDIVVLGFEAADPGRYGRLIMQGDGLDRIVEFKDATDEERAVSFCNSGVIAADSATLFDLIDAVGNDNASGEYYLTDIIGIARARGLSATAIACDEAETLGVNSRAELAAAEDLFQSRARAAAFEEGVMMQAPGTVHFAFDTVIGPDTLIEPNVVFGPGVSIENGARIRAFSHLEGCHVATGAIVGPYARLRPGTELAEDVRVGNFVEIKNSVLDAGAKVNHLTYIGDADLGAACNVGAGTVTCNYDGVMKYRTTIGAGAFIGSGTMLVAPVTVGDNALVGSGSVITQDVPRDALAVARARQETKPGRAKRLFDMLKNKKKSIEERAS from the coding sequence ATGAGCATCGCTCTGATCGTCCTCGCCGCCGGCAAGGGCACGCGCATGAAGTCGGACCTGCCCAAGGTGCTTCACCCCATCGCAGGCGCCCCCATGCTGGTGCACGCCTTGCGCGCCGGAGCCGCGCTTGAGCCGGGTCGCATCGCAGTGGTCACCGGCCATGGCGCCGAGGCTGTGGAGGCCGCAGCACTCGAGCATGACGAGGATATCCGCTGCGTGCGCCAGACCGAGCAGCTGGGCACCGCCCATGCTGTCGCGCAGGCGCGCGCTGCGCTGGAAGGGCATGACGGAGATGCCATCGTGCTTTACGGCGATACGCCCTTCATCCGGCCCGAAACGCTGGAGCGCATGATCGAGGCGCGCCGCACGCATGACATCGTCGTGCTGGGCTTCGAGGCCGCCGATCCGGGGCGCTACGGGCGTCTCATCATGCAGGGCGATGGCCTGGACCGCATCGTGGAGTTCAAGGACGCAACGGATGAAGAGCGCGCCGTAAGTTTCTGCAATTCCGGCGTTATCGCCGCCGATAGCGCCACGCTCTTCGATCTGATCGACGCGGTCGGCAACGACAACGCCTCGGGCGAGTACTACCTCACCGACATCATCGGCATCGCCCGCGCGCGCGGCCTGTCGGCCACTGCCATCGCCTGCGACGAAGCCGAGACGCTGGGCGTCAATTCGCGTGCCGAGCTGGCCGCCGCCGAAGATCTGTTCCAGTCGCGCGCCCGCGCCGCCGCCTTCGAGGAAGGCGTGATGATGCAGGCGCCCGGCACCGTCCATTTCGCCTTTGACACAGTCATCGGCCCCGACACGCTGATTGAGCCCAATGTCGTCTTCGGCCCCGGCGTCAGCATCGAGAACGGCGCGCGTATCCGCGCTTTCAGCCATTTGGAAGGATGCCACGTCGCTACGGGCGCCATCGTTGGCCCATACGCTCGCCTGCGCCCCGGCACCGAGCTGGCCGAGGATGTGCGCGTCGGCAATTTCGTCGAGATCAAGAACAGCGTTCTGGACGCTGGCGCCAAGGTGAATCACCTGACCTATATCGGTGACGCTGATCTGGGCGCCGCCTGCAACGTGGGTGCGGGCACGGTGACCTGCAATTACGACGGCGTCATGAAGTACCGCACCACCATCGGCGCGGGCGCCTTCATCGGCTCGGGTACCATGCTGGTGGCGCCTGTCACGGTGGGAGACAACGCGCTTGTCGGATCGGGCAGTGTCATCACGCAGGATGTGCCTCGGGACGCGCTGGCCGTGGCGCGGGCCCGGCAGGAGACGAAGCCCGGCCGAGCAAAGAGATTGTTCGATATGTTAAAGAATAAGAAAAAATCCATTGAGGAAAGGGCGTCATAA
- a CDS encoding HAD-IA family hydrolase, whose product MRSIVFDLDGTLADTSGDLVAAANYCFRDMGAGDQLTVADAGTALRGGRAMLLLGLERMGRPADEALVARYYQVLLDAYEAEIDTHSVFYPGALDAVAALAGADFKVAVCTNKPEYLARQLMQKMGALDLFGALIGADTLPVRKPDPEPLREAVRRAGGDPARALMVGDTITDHDTARAAGVPSVLVTFGPNGGDMPALAPDALLHDYSELPEIAERLLA is encoded by the coding sequence ATGCGCAGCATCGTTTTCGATCTCGACGGCACCTTGGCGGATACCAGCGGCGATCTGGTGGCCGCCGCGAATTACTGCTTTCGCGACATGGGGGCAGGCGATCAATTGACCGTGGCCGATGCGGGCACCGCGTTGCGCGGCGGACGGGCGATGCTGCTCTTGGGACTCGAGCGGATGGGCCGGCCCGCGGATGAGGCGCTGGTTGCGCGCTATTACCAGGTGCTGCTGGATGCCTATGAGGCCGAGATCGACACGCATTCCGTGTTCTACCCTGGTGCGCTCGACGCGGTGGCGGCGCTGGCTGGCGCGGATTTCAAGGTGGCTGTCTGCACGAACAAGCCGGAATATCTGGCGCGCCAACTCATGCAGAAAATGGGCGCGCTCGACCTTTTCGGTGCGCTGATCGGCGCCGATACGCTGCCGGTGCGCAAGCCCGATCCCGAACCCTTGCGCGAGGCCGTGCGCCGCGCCGGGGGCGATCCGGCCCGCGCGCTGATGGTAGGCGATACGATAACGGACCATGATACAGCCCGCGCCGCGGGCGTGCCTTCGGTACTGGTGACGTTCGGGCCGAATGGCGGGGATATGCCCGCGCTCGCCCCCGACGCGCTGCTGCATGATTATTCAGAGCTGCCGGAGATCGCGGAGCGGCTTCTGGCATGA
- a CDS encoding DegT/DnrJ/EryC1/StrS family aminotransferase, with translation MSGAREIFSGSFTQQEPIPEEAIEAAVAVMRSGRLHRYNTEDGEVAALEREFAAYTGAKYALAVASGGYAMGAALRAVGIGPGDRVLTNAFTLAPVPGAIAGVGAVPIFVGVTEALTIDLDDLEAKAGEARVLMLSHMRGHLADMDRLMEICEAAGITVIEDCAHTMGAAWRGRMSGRDGLIGCYSVQTYKHMNAGEGGLLITDDDDVAARAILLSGSYMLYARHGTRPPETAFARAKYLTPNVSGRMDNLRAAILRPQLRRLDAQCAAWTARYRVVEKGLRGTPGLAVIKRPEEETFVGSSIQFLLKDWSEAAVIEVLRRCAARGVMLKWFGGAEPEGFTSRYDSWHYAPSTPMPASDRILRAIVDMRLPLTFSLDDCALIARIIRAEVGAVWQAA, from the coding sequence ATGAGCGGCGCGCGCGAGATTTTCTCGGGTAGCTTTACCCAGCAGGAACCCATTCCAGAGGAGGCGATCGAGGCCGCCGTGGCCGTCATGCGCTCGGGGCGGCTGCATCGCTATAATACCGAGGATGGCGAGGTCGCGGCACTGGAGCGTGAGTTTGCCGCCTATACCGGCGCGAAATACGCTCTGGCCGTCGCTTCGGGCGGCTACGCCATGGGCGCGGCCCTGCGCGCGGTCGGGATCGGACCGGGCGACAGGGTGCTGACGAATGCCTTTACTCTCGCGCCGGTGCCGGGGGCCATCGCAGGCGTTGGCGCGGTACCGATTTTCGTGGGCGTGACCGAGGCGCTGACCATCGATCTGGATGATCTGGAGGCCAAGGCGGGCGAGGCGCGCGTCTTGATGCTGAGCCATATGCGCGGCCATCTGGCCGATATGGACCGGCTGATGGAAATCTGCGAGGCGGCGGGCATTACCGTCATCGAGGATTGCGCGCACACGATGGGCGCCGCGTGGCGCGGGCGCATGTCGGGGCGCGACGGCCTGATCGGGTGCTATTCGGTGCAAACGTACAAGCACATGAATGCAGGCGAGGGCGGGCTTCTGATCACAGATGACGATGACGTGGCCGCGCGCGCGATCTTGCTCTCGGGTTCGTACATGCTCTATGCGCGCCACGGCACGCGCCCGCCCGAGACGGCGTTCGCGCGCGCCAAGTATCTGACGCCGAACGTCTCTGGCCGCATGGACAATTTGCGCGCCGCCATTCTGCGGCCTCAGCTGCGCAGGCTGGATGCGCAATGCGCCGCCTGGACGGCGCGCTACCGCGTGGTCGAGAAGGGACTGCGCGGCACGCCGGGCCTCGCGGTCATCAAGCGACCCGAAGAGGAAACCTTCGTCGGCTCGTCAATCCAGTTCTTGCTCAAGGACTGGTCCGAAGCGGCTGTAATTGAGGTTTTGCGTCGCTGCGCCGCGCGGGGTGTCATGCTGAAATGGTTCGGCGGGGCCGAACCGGAAGGCTTCACCAGCCGCTACGACAGCTGGCACTACGCGCCGAGCACACCGATGCCCGCAAGCGACCGCATCCTGCGCGCTATCGTCGATATGCGCCTGCCGCTCACCTTCAGCCTCGACGATTGCGCGCTGATTGCGCGCATCATCCGGGCCGAAGTGGGCGCTGTGTGGCAAGCCGCCTAA
- a CDS encoding CreA family protein, translated as MASVAYAEKVGEIGVDWAGNDIVIEAIPDPEVSGVTCHLAYFERGIIDRLANGNWFEDPSNSAIECQQIGPITIGNIDRSEDGEDVFRASRSIIFKTLRVKRIYDEANRTLIYVAHGRELTQGSAKVSISTVPVGDAVERR; from the coding sequence GTGGCGTCTGTTGCCTATGCCGAAAAAGTCGGCGAGATCGGCGTTGACTGGGCGGGCAACGATATCGTCATCGAGGCGATCCCAGATCCCGAGGTCAGCGGCGTCACCTGCCATCTTGCCTATTTCGAGCGCGGCATTATCGACCGGCTGGCCAATGGCAACTGGTTTGAGGATCCGTCAAACAGCGCCATCGAATGCCAACAGATTGGCCCCATCACCATCGGCAATATCGACCGCAGCGAGGATGGCGAGGACGTGTTTCGCGCCAGCCGCTCGATCATTTTCAAAACGCTGCGAGTCAAGCGGATCTATGATGAGGCCAACCGCACACTGATCTACGTCGCGCATGGACGCGAGCTGACGCAAGGCTCGGCCAAGGTGTCGATCTCGACCGTGCCAGTCGGGGATGCGGTCGAGCGCCGTTAG
- a CDS encoding pyridoxamine 5'-phosphate oxidase family protein, producing the protein MSDHDLKTTFWDRVENVNVGMLSATGTDPRPMAHHARRDDGALWFLTAKHTDIGEDAAAGKDARYQIASGDAKIYAVVDGTLSIESSRDKLDEIWSPMDAAWFEEGKDDEDVRLVRFTPKSAEIWAHDSTAKAFYEMAKSAVSDDVANPGGHGKISF; encoded by the coding sequence ATGAGCGACCATGATCTGAAAACCACATTCTGGGACCGCGTCGAGAACGTCAATGTCGGCATGCTCTCGGCCACGGGGACGGACCCGCGCCCGATGGCGCACCATGCCCGCCGCGACGATGGCGCTCTGTGGTTCCTGACGGCCAAGCACACCGACATCGGTGAGGACGCCGCAGCCGGCAAGGATGCGCGGTACCAGATCGCCTCGGGCGACGCCAAAATCTACGCCGTGGTTGACGGAACGCTTTCCATCGAATCCAGCCGCGACAAGCTGGACGAAATTTGGTCACCGATGGATGCCGCCTGGTTCGAAGAGGGCAAAGACGACGAAGACGTTCGTCTCGTCCGGTTTACTCCGAAATCGGCCGAAATCTGGGCCCATGACAGCACGGCCAAGGCTTTCTACGAGATGGCGAAATCGGCCGTGTCGGATGATGTCGCCAATCCTGGCGGCCACGGAAAGATAAGCTTTTGA
- a CDS encoding OmpW/AlkL family protein: MTTRLTLAAAALLATVAAPALAQSKGDMTVGIGVHNVNPQGGNSTTTAGQISVGDNTRPTLTFEYFVADKIGIEVLAAWPFEHDIKLAGAGKIGKTKHLPPVLSIQYHFVNQSNVTPFVGLGVNYTTFFDDVGTGALAGARLDLDDSWGLAAHAGVDFKLSERGSLRLDARYIDIGTDVKVNGAKIGKVDIDPFVFGAAYVYRF, translated from the coding sequence ATGACCACCCGTCTCACCCTCGCCGCAGCCGCCCTTCTGGCCACTGTCGCCGCGCCCGCCCTCGCCCAGAGCAAGGGCGACATGACCGTCGGTATCGGCGTGCACAACGTCAATCCGCAGGGCGGCAATTCGACGACCACGGCAGGCCAGATCAGCGTCGGTGACAACACCCGCCCGACCCTGACCTTTGAGTATTTCGTCGCGGACAAGATCGGTATCGAAGTGCTGGCAGCGTGGCCCTTCGAACATGACATCAAGCTGGCCGGCGCTGGCAAGATCGGCAAGACCAAGCATCTGCCGCCCGTGCTGTCGATCCAGTATCACTTCGTCAACCAGAGCAACGTCACACCCTTCGTCGGTCTTGGTGTGAACTACACCACCTTCTTCGACGATGTGGGCACCGGCGCGCTGGCCGGCGCGCGGCTGGACCTCGATGATAGCTGGGGCCTTGCGGCTCATGCGGGCGTCGATTTCAAGCTGTCCGAGCGTGGCTCGCTGCGGCTCGATGCGCGCTACATCGACATCGGCACCGATGTGAAAGTGAATGGCGCCAAAATCGGCAAGGTTGACATCGATCCGTTCGTCTTCGGCGCCGCCTATGTCTATCGCTTCTGA
- a CDS encoding glutathione S-transferase family protein, with the protein MITLYHVPQSRSMRVLWLLNELEVEHRLVEMPFDGSLKTEEFFTRSPAGRVPALEIEGERMFESGAMVEYLCERFPERGMGRPPGAMDRMAWLVWVHFAETVSQHVAALTLQHIVLGDEASDAVCRFERARLRECYDAIEARLSTPVENRDYLLTGGYSAADICVGQAVYMARHFVRTDDCPELSAWFERITERQSYLDALPGPEASRMFQQDFYG; encoded by the coding sequence ATGATCACGCTCTATCACGTGCCGCAGAGCCGCTCGATGAGGGTGCTTTGGCTGCTCAACGAGCTTGAGGTCGAGCATCGGCTGGTCGAGATGCCCTTCGATGGCTCACTCAAGACCGAGGAGTTTTTTACGCGCTCGCCGGCTGGACGTGTGCCCGCACTCGAGATCGAAGGCGAGCGCATGTTCGAGAGCGGCGCCATGGTGGAATACCTTTGCGAGCGGTTTCCCGAGCGCGGAATGGGCCGTCCGCCGGGCGCGATGGACCGGATGGCCTGGCTGGTCTGGGTGCATTTCGCCGAGACGGTCAGCCAGCACGTGGCGGCGCTGACGCTTCAACATATCGTGCTGGGCGACGAGGCGAGCGATGCGGTTTGCCGCTTCGAGCGCGCGCGGCTGCGCGAGTGCTATGACGCGATCGAGGCGCGGCTGAGCACGCCGGTCGAGAATCGCGACTACCTGCTGACGGGCGGGTATTCGGCGGCGGATATCTGCGTGGGGCAGGCGGTTTACATGGCGCGCCATTTCGTACGCACCGACGACTGTCCCGAGCTTTCGGCCTGGTTCGAGCGGATCACGGAGCGGCAGAGTTATCTGGACGCGCTGCCCGGCCCGGAAGCTTCCCGAATGTTCCAGCAGGATTTCTACGGCTAG
- a CDS encoding NADH-quinone oxidoreductase subunit A produces the protein MEEMLREYLPILIFLAIAIGLGVILILASLILAGRNPEPEKVSAYECGFNAFDDARMKFDVRFYLVAILFIIFDLEIAMLFPWAVAFQDISMTAFWSMMVFLGVLTIGFAYEWKKGALEWE, from the coding sequence TTGGAAGAGATGTTGAGGGAATACCTTCCCATTTTGATCTTTCTGGCCATCGCCATTGGCCTCGGGGTCATTCTGATCCTGGCCTCGCTCATCCTGGCGGGGCGCAATCCCGAACCTGAAAAGGTCAGTGCTTATGAGTGCGGGTTCAACGCGTTTGACGATGCCCGGATGAAATTCGACGTGCGGTTCTACCTCGTGGCGATCCTTTTCATTATCTTCGATCTGGAAATTGCGATGCTGTTTCCCTGGGCTGTGGCGTTTCAGGACATCTCCATGACGGCCTTCTGGTCGATGATGGTGTTCCTTGGCGTGTTGACCATCGGTTTCGCCTATGAATGGAAGAAGGGAGCCCTCGAATGGGAGTAG
- a CDS encoding NuoB/complex I 20 kDa subunit family protein: MGVATGANHAGADREVATQDLNRELQDKGYLLTASEDIINWARTGSLHWMTFGLACCAVEMMHTSMPRYDAERFGIAPRASPRQSDVMIVAGTLTNKMAPALRKVYDQMPEPRYVISMGSCANGGGYYHYSYSVVRGCDRIVPVDIYVPGCPPTAEALLYGILQLQRKIRRTGTIVR, translated from the coding sequence ATGGGAGTAGCCACCGGAGCCAACCATGCCGGCGCGGACCGCGAGGTTGCCACGCAGGACCTGAACCGTGAATTGCAGGACAAAGGCTATTTGCTGACCGCGTCCGAGGACATCATCAACTGGGCGCGCACCGGCTCGCTTCACTGGATGACGTTCGGACTTGCCTGCTGTGCGGTCGAGATGATGCACACCTCGATGCCCCGCTACGACGCCGAGCGGTTCGGCATTGCACCGCGCGCCAGCCCGCGCCAGTCGGACGTGATGATCGTGGCCGGCACGCTGACCAACAAGATGGCCCCGGCCCTGCGCAAGGTCTATGACCAGATGCCCGAGCCACGTTACGTGATCTCCATGGGCAGCTGTGCGAATGGCGGCGGCTATTATCACTACAGCTATTCGGTGGTGCGCGGCTGCGACCGCATCGTGCCCGTCGACATCTACGTGCCGGGCTGCCCGCCGACTGCAGAGGCGCTGCTCTACGGAATTTTGCAACTGCAACGCAAGATCCGCCGCACCGGAACGATCGTCCGCTGA